GAATTCCTCAAACACGGTCAAACCTGGGAGTTTGTagaattttgttttggtttatccTAAAATCCAGgtcttttaatgttttcatgtctcttgCTTGAGATTAAAGTATGGGATGAGTATACACTGTCGCTCACAGCCCTCCCCCCACTGAGTCCACATGGACCACCTCCCCTGGGCAGGCAGAGTAGATGGTTGCTTGCCTCTGATAGCAGCTGGGTTAGTTAggcagaggtcattcaaagtgacaatatgatttcttttctatgaTATGGCTTCCCTGATATCAACcctgtgttgagccagtatcacttCTGCATAAAGGCACATTGAATGTCCCCAACTGTCTCCTATCTTGTCCCCAAATATCTCCCTCACATGAGCCACAATTCTGGATTGAGACTGGCCTGCAGGCGGTTCTGCTCTGAAGGATGCCTCCTACAGAGATGGATTTTGGCGGCCGTGGTTTTAAATCTTACCTCCATCACGTCACCATCCATCCCTatacaatgggaataataagaaTTATCTCATAAATAGGATAACGTTTGTAAACCACCTGGCATCCAGTAGCTGTTCAATAAAcgttaattttgttttattcaatatCTTTCACttgcatcatctcatttgatcttcacagaACCCTGCTAGACAGGCAGCACAAATATTGTAacccctcttttacagatgactAACCTGGTGTTCTGAAACTTGCTCAGTCGTAGTAGTAACTCCTATCTGTGCCAACTACTTGTCAGGCATTGTCCTCACATCAcctctatgaagtaggtactaaaagtcccattttgcagatggggaaaatgaaggcagagaaaggctgaataacttgcccaaggacaaaGAGCTAGCAAATAGAAGAGTTTGGATTCAGACCCAGATAGCGTGCCTCCAAAAGCAGTGCTCTTCACCAGTACACTTAAGTGCCTCCATTTCCCTCAGCTTTTAAGTGGTGGATTTGCCTCACATGTGTGAGTCCAGGTGGAAGGCACTTCGCACCCAGAGAAGGAATGCATCAGGCCGGGGAAACCAAGTCCCGCTGAAGGAGACAGCACTAGGTTATCAGATCTAGCTACTTCAGGGAGAGACTAATGGAAGCGGATGATGTTCAGTACCCTGGGGGACGAGGCACAGAATACGAGCAGAGTGCCAGCCCAGAGGGGGCACACAGAGCACGGGAGCCCTGGAAACACCCTGGGAAAATGTGTCCCCCTTCACTTGGCACTTTGGAGCCTCGGTTCTGGGGTAGAGGATTACTGTTGACATCGCCCCCTGGAAGTCGGCAGCACCTGTTCCGCTATCTTCCTATGCTTAGCGCTCTACTTTGTATTACACTCATCAACGCATACTTCTGATCTGCTCCTGAGGGCGAGACCaggttttactcatttttatatccCCCAAGTGGAGCAtccagtaggtgcttaataagtgtGAGTTGGATGAATAAATGTAGACAAATGAACATGCTAAGCCCCGAAGGGATTTGGAGCTTACTTaaactatgttttcttttgttgcacCACAATGAGCTACATcctgtttttaagcttttttttctgATAGCAAAAACAGGCAAATGAAATTGGTTCTTTGGGGGAAAACAGGCCAGTATTTTCAACTGTTCTTTTAGGGTAATTCTTTTCCCTTCTACccgttttcatgtgtttatttttgtacttGTACCCATTTAAAGCCACAAAcagtatagtttttaaaaatggaacgTGTAATTTAATAATAGCTATCCCCCCACACCTATTAAAATGTTTACTAATGCATAAAGCCTACAGATATCAAGCCACAGTGGATTCTAATGGCTTCTGTGTAAGTGGAGGAAGTGGCTGCCAGGTTCGTCCCCATCTGAGATTAGTTGGGTATTGAAGTGTGTTTCTACCTTATTCCTTAGTGGCTGTGGTTGTAAATAGCAGATTGAAATAAACTCCATCTGAAGTTTTGACGATGAGTGTCACAACTTTGAACATTTTATTCAATGTGCCAGGGAGGGAAaaacttttcttctcctctcttagGTTCTGTGTCTGGGGCCATGTgaataaaactaacaaaagacagattaataggagaaaaggcacacaattttcattaatatttacatGCCTGAGAGTTCACAGAAAACAAATGACACTCAAAGAAGCAGTTAGACTCAGTGGGttttataccattttaacaaaggacaAAGGGTAGGAGCTTCAAGGGGTGATAAATTGTGGGGAAGTGACTAGGAAATATACGGGGCAACCAATGGAAAATAAgggctgtttttattttagtacGGTCTGTTTATGCAGACTCACCTCAGTGTTGACAACTCCTTGTCTTCTTTGACTCCTCTCTCCCTGGTGGGGGAAGGAGTATCTTCCTCAAAGAGAaactcaggctctgctttcaggtacacaggggagagcagagaactctttatctattcattctcagtggccttcagctcaaaataatccttatgccaaagtggtatattttggggtggcatattctgatctCCTTCAAATGGGAAACAAATGTAAATTTGAGAATGTGAATTATGTACTTTTTACAAGTCCTATTGATAAGAAACAGCTGCTTCCTCGTTaaagaaatctgttttttaatgttttctgacCTGGTACGCGTACTCTTCCATTCTGTAAttccatttcatttaattcttttaaagttaTCAAAAGTAATATGACTATATAAAGTATATTTACAAAAAAGGAGGGGACACAAGTCATCCATAATCCTACTGTCCTTCTAAAAGCTATGTTTTTGCATCTCTTGCAGCGTTATCCATGCATCTCTCTTTTATATAGTTTCAGGGATATGGGGCACACCTGTGGTATGTAACGTCTTCAGCTTCACATGATATCACATTCTCCATGTTCTTGCTTACTCACAGTCCTCATTATTTAGCAGCTGCAAAGTTGGCCTAACCATTCTCCAGGCGTCAGGAGTCTGGACTGCCCCCAGGCCAGTGGTGGGACAGGTTGCACCTCTAGCCcaaggagggcagggcagagtTGGCCCCTTCTGGCCAAGTGGAAGCTGCTCTAGAGGAGCCGCAAGCGGTTCAGAGGTCAAGTCTCATGCTTGACCTCCTGCTAAACTGAGGTCAGGCCAACCAGGACTTGTAGCTCCAGGCTCCCTTCTTCCCAGGCTTAAGGTGGTGCAGCCCCGCCCTGTGGGCGGCCCAGGCCAAAGCTCCATCTCCTTCCTGAGCCCTCCCCACGCCAGGCCTGCCCGGGGTGGATGCCCTCCAGCCCCTGTCTCCTTCTGTCCTAGCAATCCACGGACCCACCGCGTGCAAAGAAAAGGGCTAGGCCGCACGTCCTGGGCGTCATGGTCCACCTGCGGGCTTCCGAAGTGCGGCAGCTGCTCCACAACAAGTTCGTGGTCATCCTGGGGGACTCTGTCCACAGGGCCGTGTACAAGGACCTGGTGCTCCTGCTGCAGAAGGACTGCCTGCTCACGCCCAGCCAGCTCAAGGCCAAGGGGGAGGAGAGCTTCGAACAGGACATTCTCTTGGAGGGAGGCCAGCTGGGCCCCATGCACAACGGCATCGAGTACCGCGAGGTCCGCCAGTTCTGCTCCGGCCACCATCTGGTGCGCTTCTACTTCCTCACGCGCGTGTACTCCGACTACCTCAAGGCCATCTTGCAACAGCTGCAGTCGGGCGAGCACTTCCCAGACGTGATCATCATGAACTCCTGCCTCTGGGACATCTCCAGGTACGGTGAGCACTCGTGGTCGAGCTACCTGGAGAACCTGACGAGGCTGTTTGGGCACCTGGGCCAGATGCTGCCCGAGTCGTGCCTCATGGtgtggaacacagccatgccgcTTGGCGACAAACTCTCCGCCGGCTTTCTCCCGCCCGAGCCCCAACCCTGGACCAACGCCCTGAAATTCAGGGTGGTCGAAGCCAATTTCTACAGCTCTGTGGAGGCCAAGAACCACGGCTTCGACGTGCTGGACTTGCATTTCCACTTCCGCCGTGCGCAGCAGCATCACCTGCAGCGAGACGGGGTGCACTGGGACGAGTATGCGCACCGACAGCTCTCCCAGCTGCTGCTGGCCCACGTGGCCGACGCCTGGGGGGTGGAGCTGCCCCAACGCGACCCAGTGGGCAGGTGGATCAAGGACGGCCCTGCAAGAGGAGAGCGTGGCCAGGGAGCTGAGAGGCAGCCCCTGGCCCGCAGAGGTCAACGGACCTTATCTCTGCCTGGACCCTTGCCTCCTCGCACGTGCTACCCCCTGCTCCCGCTCCCATCTCCTCGCCCACCCCTGCTCCCACTCCTGCCCCGACAGCCTCCTCCCATCCGCTTTCACCAACCCATGCCCCAGTTTCTCCTCTGTCCCCAAGATGCCTGTTTGTCCTCAGACCGTCCGGATCAATTCTCCTTAAGCCATTTCCATTCAGATGGCCCCTTCGAAACTGACTTTATGTTAGGTCCCCAGCCACCTGTGCCGCCTTTCCCCACACCCCGTTATCATCGGCAGCGGGCCCCTGTGGTTCATAGGGGGTTTCCCCAGTATTCGCCCCGTGGCCCGTATGGGCCCTGGAGGCAGCCCAGACCTTTCAGGAGAAGGGCCCCAGCCCACCCAAAGCCAAGGTTTCAATAGACTGACTTGGGCCTTTTTCCTCCTCACACTCACGCACTGGATGGATCATCTGACTTCCCCTAAGCAGACCGCCCTTGTTAACTGAAGCCTTTGGTCTAAGCCTTTGCTTGGACTCCTTGTTGTGCATTGCTGTTATCCATGATGGCAGGAAGAGCAGCCTGACCCATTGTTGTTGGCTTAtgtcctcttcctctgctctctgggGCTTAGCAAGCATTAttcctgcctccccactccctaatctctttgtctttttgtaaacataaaactgaaagaaagcaaTTGTTTCTCAAAAGCAGTTGTGTGTGTTTCCATATTGGTGCCTTTCCCTTTTATTAAACAATTAGCTTCATAAGAGCAAAGACAGTATCTGCTGAATAGTTACGGCATCTACTTGATAAACTCCTCAAAATGGAATTTCTCTAAAAGATTCCGAAGGTTTCCATAAAATGGACCTGATTCCTTACAAATAAGTGAAAGAACTTTAACTTTTTTGTAATCATATTTTCCAGAGATTCTCGAAGAATCATGGAATTTTAGAACTGGGAAAACTAAagacataaaatttaattaacatttacaaACAAGGATACTAAGGCCAAGAGAGGTGAGTAACGTTTTTGAGGTCACACAGAACATCACTCCTCCACTAGTCTTTCCTAGTTTATACTAGtttatattaacttttaaacCACAGGCCTGATTCATACCACAGCAAACCAAGAAGGGAAGTTTACTAAACATGGACTTTCTATGGAAGTGATGGCAAAAAACTCCTATAGCTTCATAACCGGAAGTTTATTGGTTAGATGTGCAATGAATTATGTACGTAAGTTAGAGTGATGGCATGCTTGTGGCTTCACGATTTCTTCAATAGTCCTGAGTTTTGGTtttgagaaaattagaaaaaagtaagTTGTACCAGTGACAATGTGAGTTGGAAGGGAACACCCAGGGCACAGACCCCTCCCATGCAAATCTGACCGATGACCGTGGCcatctcttctctgctttgtAGGAAGATTAACATCACTGTGATTGTTTAAATGTTAGGCCCTTTGCCACACTAGACTAGTGAAATGTTAATACTTAGATAAAATAGTCAAAATAGGATGTGACTAAAACTGTCCAAATAGGATTTTTCATTGAATTGATTTGACTGGTTTATAGGGCCTTAATTGGACTTTCCTTGAACTTGACAACAAGGGTAAGGAAAGGTTATCCTGTAAAAATGAAGTTCCTGAAATCACAAGAGATGGATGAGAGCAGCtatttacagaagaaatacaCAGCAGCTGTTGACCCACTAGAAATCCGTGAGATTCATGGAGAATAGAGCCTTTATCTTTCTTATCATTGTGTATGAAAACCTAGCAcgtctggcacttagtaagtactcagtaatgTTTCTTGGATGAATCAGTGAGTGAAGGAAGAGGAGGCCTGTAAATGTGTTCCTGGGGAGGCTGGAACCCAAGTCTCTAAGGAGATGATAGAAATTGACGTTTAATCCTTGTCGCGGATCTGAAGGAATATTGCCAAGACAGCATGATGGTGACCTTCGAGGACTCAGGAAAGACAGTGCCTACAAGTCAGAATTTGCCAGAATGTCCCAGCATAGTCAGGAGAGAGGGCACCTGTCTGACCAATGTAAATATTCTAATCCCATGGAGATTAGTGCGCCAGCTGTGAGACTGAGTAAGATCAGCCCACGGGATGAGCCAGTTGCCTTCATTCTGGCTTTATGTTTCCCAAGCAAGTTCAGGCAGCATTTAGCTGCTGATCTGACTAAGATGACACATTTAGTgtttattttcatgaataaacCAATAAATTGGTGTTGTGGTTTATATCTCTCTTGTGAGTTAGGTTAGTATGTACTAATCCTTTTAATCTGATCACACCCAATGAACCAAGGAGAATGCGTTCTTAGATATACCGTGCTGAGGACCAGACACTGAATCACTGATGAATCCACTATATTATGGATTAAATTCCACTAATCATTTAATAGCCCTGTTTCTCTCGAACGAGTTGGAGTGCAAGTAGGTCAGACAGGGACCATCTTCTTCCTAGGTATATTAATGTCctacagctgctgtaacaaatatcaCCAACTtgatgacttaaaacaacacatatttattctcttacagttctggagctcAAAAAGTCCAAAATCCATTAGCCCAGAATAAAATCCTTACTGCTGTCCTACATGATCAGGCTTCTGCCTGCCCCTGCAATGTTATCTTCTGGAACTCTCTTCATTGCTCTTGATGCTTTCAACCATGcaagacttctttcttttcatatgaCATGTCAAACTCTTATAGCTTGAGTCTTTGCACTTGCCATTCTCCTTGCTGGAATGTTCCACATCCCCTACCCCTAGTTCTTTGGATATCTAACTTCATCCTTTCATCTTCACCTTCCAAGTCACCTCCTAAGAGGCCTTCCATGACCCTTTGATCTAGGAGTACTGTTACGGTCCATCACAGGGCTCTATTTCCTTGTAGTGCTCACCCCACTCAGCAGTGGCATCAATAGTTTCTTGTTCGTTAGCTTCTCTAACTAGAAAGCACACACCAGAAGTCTTGTTCAGTATTGAATTCCCAGTGCCTACCAGCACCTGCCTGCACAGAAGGTGTTCAAGTATATCTACTTTAGTTAAATGTTCAAGAACATAATTAATTCACATTGTGTACTTAAGAATGCATTTGTATTAAAGTTGGCTGTATTTGATCACTTTTCTTCAGCAAATGTCTACAGCACTCTCTCACAACTTTCTCTACGTCATCCTGGGTGGCTGAGACCTCCtcaacctccccacccccacttgtGGGTAAGAACCTGGTAGCACCTTCACCGGGGGCTAGCAGTGAATTTCGTACATATTTTAGCCTTTATCTTTCAGCCGAGAGCTttcttctttgcccatttttgcttttgtcacctTGCTCCTTAGGTCAAGAAACTATCAATGCAATCAAGCTATTGTCTGgtaaaaaaagccaaaattattCAATGCTTATGAGACAAATGATTGCTCTATTGTTAAGACTTAGAATGCAGGGTTCATTTGGCCTCAAGAAGTGACAGCACTCAAAGCTTTTCATACTTGACTCTTGTCTCAagttttctggaaaaaagaaaaaaaaagagtaaaatcaaGATTAAATGAACATTATCCAAGCAGCATGCATTTCTCACAAGATTCTATAGTACGGTATACTGTGTTATACCAAAGGCCAGAACATTAAAGCTGTAACTATGTTTTTCCATAAGCACAAGCAAAGCAGGGCCCAGCATTTGAAAACAAGTGGAATCTTACATCCTGCCATAGGATCAAGGTCAAGGCCCTCTCTGCTGCCAGCCGCAGAGCTCTTGTTTCCAGGGCCCTGTATTGCATGACTCCTGGAGGCAGCATTCCTGTTAAATTCTGGACTGGTACACGGTGGCAGCTCCATCTCTGAAAGCTTTATGTTCATCAATCTGCAAAGGTgagttattttgaaaacatagatCATTAAGACTCATATCAGAGAATGGATTTGCCATTGTTTTAAactattgtgtttttgtttctgtaaacTCTAGAGACAGTATTCTCATTCCCCCAACTTCAAGAAAGGCCTCTATCCCTGCATGCTTAATTTATAGATGTAATTTTTCACAAGACTACCCAttaatctttaaagaaacaatttCTAGAACATGTCCCTTTGAGCCATAAtctttatttgtcattcattCTATGGGCAAGGATGCTTACAGAAGGATTCATTCTGGTATTGCCCCATGTGGAAATTCACAATGACTTTTAATGGATGAGAGGCTTTGAGAATTTCTGCAAGAAATGAACTTGATTAAATGTGGTTAACCTAGTAGTTTCCAGGTTTATTTAACCTCTGACTATTTTCATATttagcatcttttaaaaacatattttgggaaatattATTCTAAAGAATGTCAGATAAAATAATTGGGGTAAGTGAAAAGGTTTGTTagtgacattttataaatgaagctGTTTATTAATGGAGCACTAAAATAATCTGTGCCCCAAAATGTGAGCTAATATTCGTTAGATAATTTGGGGACAAGCCTGAGATTTGCTAGTTAACCGAAGTGGAGTGAAATGGACCAGCAATGATTGCCTGCTTCTTCCTCTAACATGGGGGAGGCACTGGGATGGTGTGTCCAGTCCAGCCCACAGAGCATAGTGTGCAGTGGAGGTATTCTACTCCAGGTGTTTGCAtcctggcccagggtcacagaatATCCCAAGACACAGCCGCGCGGAGCACAGTAACGGGGAGTAGAGAATAAACAGCGTTCGAAACTGAGCAGATAGTCACTCAACAGAGCAGCCTCTGTCAACACTT
This DNA window, taken from Equus przewalskii isolate Varuska chromosome 5, EquPr2, whole genome shotgun sequence, encodes the following:
- the PCED1B gene encoding PC-esterase domain-containing protein 1B isoform X1, encoding MPLMLKGRGQPKESEEKVECIIIPSRGPSWSKIPEEVGGQDGPPELTITFTSEEQSTDPPRAKKRARPHVLGVMVHLRASEVRQLLHNKFVVILGDSVHRAVYKDLVLLLQKDCLLTPSQLKAKGEESFEQDILLEGGQLGPMHNGIEYREVRQFCSGHHLVRFYFLTRVYSDYLKAILQQLQSGEHFPDVIIMNSCLWDISRYGEHSWSSYLENLTRLFGHLGQMLPESCLMVWNTAMPLGDKLSAGFLPPEPQPWTNALKFRVVEANFYSSVEAKNHGFDVLDLHFHFRRAQQHHLQRDGVHWDEYAHRQLSQLLLAHVADAWGVELPQRDPVGRWIKDGPARGERGQGAERQPLARRGQRTLSLPGPLPPRTCYPLLPLPSPRPPLLPLLPRQPPPIRFHQPMPQFLLCPQDACLSSDRPDQFSLSHFHSDGPFETDFMLGPQPPVPPFPTPRYHRQRAPVVHRGFPQYSPRGPYGPWRQPRPFRRRAPAHPKPRFQ
- the PCED1B gene encoding PC-esterase domain-containing protein 1B isoform X2; the protein is MVHLRASEVRQLLHNKFVVILGDSVHRAVYKDLVLLLQKDCLLTPSQLKAKGEESFEQDILLEGGQLGPMHNGIEYREVRQFCSGHHLVRFYFLTRVYSDYLKAILQQLQSGEHFPDVIIMNSCLWDISRYGEHSWSSYLENLTRLFGHLGQMLPESCLMVWNTAMPLGDKLSAGFLPPEPQPWTNALKFRVVEANFYSSVEAKNHGFDVLDLHFHFRRAQQHHLQRDGVHWDEYAHRQLSQLLLAHVADAWGVELPQRDPVGRWIKDGPARGERGQGAERQPLARRGQRTLSLPGPLPPRTCYPLLPLPSPRPPLLPLLPRQPPPIRFHQPMPQFLLCPQDACLSSDRPDQFSLSHFHSDGPFETDFMLGPQPPVPPFPTPRYHRQRAPVVHRGFPQYSPRGPYGPWRQPRPFRRRAPAHPKPRFQ